A single Perca flavescens isolate YP-PL-M2 chromosome 2, PFLA_1.0, whole genome shotgun sequence DNA region contains:
- the elmod2 gene encoding ELMO domain-containing protein 2 isoform X2 codes for MGFSPTSSLILKVVYVRGWLNKGWKMLGYIWQYVYTSFLRYWLKWFIRQATGTCELQRICSNYKPGATRTTKAEYSLRSSKNKVLREALGTNKGKLEQCVDQIMKEKNVKPQKDPLFKESLHICLLQITGNSSLYISVEDLRKEVFNSENQEHEAMLLKLWDLLMPTVKLESRITKQWGDIGFQGDDPKTDFRGMGMLGLINLVFFSENYTEEARQVLSHANHPKLGYSYAIVGINLTEMAYSLLKSGALKPHFYNTVLGTPELRHFHQLYCYLAYEFDRFWVAEEPESIMQFNQYREKFHNIVKTHLQDPDVTLTVRSKN; via the exons ATGGGTTTCTCGCCAACGTCATCACTCATCTTGAAGGTGGTCTATGTCCGGGGTTGGTTAAACAAAGGCTGG AAGATGCTGGGGTATATCTGGCAGTATGTCTACACGTCCTTCCTGAGATACTGGCTGAAGTGGTTCATCAGACAGGCAACAGGGACATGTGAGCTGCAGAGAATATGCTCCAACTATAAGCCTGGGGCAACAAGGACAACAAAAGCAG AATATTCTCTCCGGTCATCAAAGAACAAG GTTTTAAGAGAAGCTTTGGGAACCAACAAGGGTAAATTAGAGCAATGTGTGGATCAAATTATGAAAGAGAAGAACGTCAAACCCCAGAAAGATCCACT GTTCAAGGAGAGCCTACACATCTGTCTGTTACAGATAACTGGAAACAGCAGCCTGTATATATCTGTGGAAGACTTGAGAAAGGAAGTCTTCAACTCTGAGAACCAAGAACACGAGGCCATGCTGTTAAAG CTGTGGGACCTGTTGATGCCAACAGTCAAACTGGAGTCGAGGATAACCAAACAGTGGGGAGACATTGGATTCCAAGGAGATGACCCCAAGACTGACTTCAGAGGAATGGGCATGCTGGGCCTAATCAACCTCGT TTTTTTCAGTGAAAACTACACAGAGGAGGCCCGCCAGGTGTTGTCTCATGCAAACCATCCTAAACTAGG ATATTCATATGCGATCGTTGGGATCAACTTGACAGAGATGGCATACAGCCTACTGAAGAGTGGTGCTTTGAAACCCCATTTCTACAATACAGTACTGGGCACACCTGAGCTCCGGCATTTTCATCAGCTATACT GTTATCTGGCGTATGAATTTGATAGATTCTGGGTGGCAGAAGAGCCGGAAAGCATCATGCAGTTCAATCAGTACAGAGAAAAATTCCATAACATAGTGAAGACACACCTACAGGACCCCGATGTAACGCTGACTGTCCGTTCTAAAAACTAA
- the gprin3b gene encoding G protein-regulated inducer of neurite outgrowth 3: protein MGTNPKRTVTVQMVPQLAVVDTLGNKEPNANWAKEPNLKLSHVCPKPTLTSPDHKQVNSSLTASPANTTQKTASKGGEPVSSTVSDKPVPTNDNQIKSEFVTGGDQLMQDQSLTGQGVGDAGGDQRDSNANMKMLSLADEKDICKADVLSALSASKVDMQTNDCRIKGPSGAEEKCAKLTSSAKAAAREDSNKNVSPNNKNLNACEKRHMTSEPQHDNKGSILSPKNKDTAEPQKSQEPDHIRSCSQSSGSLQETPKPNQSKETTAAPLSSTTNLSKSKDAESTNKTSSSTLPEKDLPPVKKPTVSSDKHQPVSSQKDPSTLPQATQNMLADGHVSEEASKIDTAVHEGQQHCNLYKEASTMTLSPSSTPVRQCHDMEVQAVANMCSKAVATSPSLLSFAMPRRPSNGAVPREATQSLAVVYQEDGGVALHQMSMSSLSASTDPRSERLTVEAEMCPNKNAGVVSHSETLSQQQDKRLGAKPKEPGSALCNIQPVYQINIEHSNPKEPEKTGNFQIKTGVQKSSAKTAPAEAPSLKSVTAPETASANKSGSVDIKNAALSKVAVTTGPSKALPTTTTATTNTTSNPAVTKKKAESPKQKAKGGGKAPKKEKKSGKQKIEPERKDKEDDQKQKEKGVHDVVWDEQGMTWEVYGASVDPESLGFAIQSHLQCKIKEQERKLIVQTSFRKSVSGVDSPRHGKKNKRRQQNIFRSMLKNVRRSNCCMRPPPSSVLE, encoded by the coding sequence ATGGGAACTAACCCAAAAAGAACAGTGACCGTCCAGATGGTGCCTCAGCTGGCTGTGGTGGACACTCTGGGCAATAAGGAGCCTAATGCCAACTGGGCTAAAGAGCCCAACCTCAAACTCTCTCATGTCTGTCCAAAACCCACCCTCACATCTCCTGACCACAAACAGGTTAACTCATCTCTGACTGCTTCTCCCGCTAACACCACCCAAAAAACAGCTTCCAAGGGTGGTGAACCGGTTAGCAGCACTGTGTCAGACAAACCAGTACCAACTAATGATAACCAGATAAAGTCTGAGTTTGTGACAGGTGGAGACCAATTGATGCAAGACCAGTCTCTGACAGGCCAAGGTGTGGGTGATGCAGGAGGGGACCAGAGGGATTCTAACGCTAATATGAAAATGTTAAGCCTGGCTGATGAAAAGGATATCTGTAAGGCCGATGTGTTGTCTGCTCTTTCAGCGTCAAAGGTCGACATGCAGACCAATGACTGCAGAATAAAGGGGCCAAGTGGAGCAGAGGAGAAGTGTGCAAAGCTGACATCCTCTGCCAAAGCTGCAGCACGAGAGGACAGTAATAAAAATGTTTCtccaaataataaaaatcttAATGCCTGTGAAAAAAGGCATATGACATCTGAACCACAACACGATAATAAAGGGAGTATTTTATCTCCCAAAAACAAGGACACAGCTGAACCACAGAAATCTCAAGAGCCTGATCATATACGTAGCTGCTCACAAAGCTCTGGGAGTCTGCAAGAGACTCCCAAACCTAACCAAAGCAAGGAAACTACTGCAGCTCCTCTTAGCAGCACTACAAATCTGTCTAAGAGCAAAGATGCAGAGTCTACAAATAAGACTTCAAGTTCAACGCTTCCAGAGAAGGATTTGCCACCAGTAAAGAAACCTACAGTCTCCTCAGATAAACATCAGCCAGTGTCTTCACAGAAGGACCCCTCCACTCTGCCCCAGGCTACACAAAACATGCTGGCAGATGGGCATGTGTCTGAGGAAGCCAGCAAGATTGACACAGCTGTCCATGAAGGGCAGCAGCACTGCAACCTGTACAAGGAGGCTTCGACGATGACCTTATCCCCGTCATCCACTCCAGTCAGGCAGTGTCATGATATGGAGGTTCAGGCGGTAGCAAACATGTGCAGTAAGGCTGTGGCCACAAGTCCGAGCCTGCTGTCTTTCGCCATGCCTCGTAGGCCCAGCAATGGTGCAGTCCCCAGGGAGGCTACGCAGAGCCTGGCGGTAGTCTACCAGGAGGATGGCGGTGTGGCACTACATCAGATGAGCATGAGTTCTCTATCCGCCTCTACTGATCCGAGGTCAGAGAGACTCACTGTTGAGGCGGAGATGTGCCCCAACAAAAATGCTGGCGTGGTTTCCCACTCAGAAACATTGTCCCAGCAGCAAGACAAAAGGCTCGGAGCAAAGCCTAAAGAACCCGGGTCAGCTCTGTGCAACATCCAGCCAGTTTATCAAATCAACATTGAACACAGCAACCCCAAGGAGCCAGAAAAGACAGGCAACTTCCAGATTAAAACCGGAGTTCAGAAATCTTCGGCCAAAACAGCCCCTGCTGAAGCTCCCTCTCTCAAATCAGTAACAGCCCCAGAGACAGCCAGTGCTAACAAGTCTGGATCTGTTGACATTAAAAATGCTGCGCTGTCTAAGGTTGCTGTTACAACCGGGCCCAGCAAGGCCctgccaacaacaacaacagcaacaacaaacaccACATCCAATCCAGCTGTAActaaaaaaaaggctgaaagtCCAAAACAAAAGGCTAAAGGAGGGGGTAAAGCCCCGAAGAAGGAGAAAAAGTCAGGCAAACAGAAGATAGAACCGGAGAGAAAGGATAAAGAGGACGACCAGAAGCAGAAAGAAAAGGGCGTCCATGATGTCGTCTGGGATGAACAAGGGATGACTTGGGAGGTCTACGGTGCTTCTGTGGACCCAGAATCCCTTGGTTTTGCAATTCAAAGCCACTTGCAGTGCAAAATCAAGGAGCAAGAGAGGAAACTGATTGTCCAGACCTCTTTCCGAAAGTCAGTCTCTGGTGTTGACTCTCCGCGACATGGCAAGAAGAACAAAAGGAGGCAGCAGAACATTTTCAGGTCAATGCTGAAAAATGTCAGACGGTCCAACTGCTGCATGCGTCCACCTCCCTCCTCCGTCCTCGAGTAG
- the elmod2 gene encoding ELMO domain-containing protein 2 isoform X1: protein MLGYIWQYVYTSFLRYWLKWFIRQATGTCELQRICSNYKPGATRTTKAEYSLRSSKNKVLREALGTNKGKLEQCVDQIMKEKNVKPQKDPLFKESLHICLLQITGNSSLYISVEDLRKEVFNSENQEHEAMLLKLWDLLMPTVKLESRITKQWGDIGFQGDDPKTDFRGMGMLGLINLVFFSENYTEEARQVLSHANHPKLGYSYAIVGINLTEMAYSLLKSGALKPHFYNTVLGTPELRHFHQLYCYLAYEFDRFWVAEEPESIMQFNQYREKFHNIVKTHLQDPDVTLTVRSKN from the exons ATGCTGGGGTATATCTGGCAGTATGTCTACACGTCCTTCCTGAGATACTGGCTGAAGTGGTTCATCAGACAGGCAACAGGGACATGTGAGCTGCAGAGAATATGCTCCAACTATAAGCCTGGGGCAACAAGGACAACAAAAGCAG AATATTCTCTCCGGTCATCAAAGAACAAG GTTTTAAGAGAAGCTTTGGGAACCAACAAGGGTAAATTAGAGCAATGTGTGGATCAAATTATGAAAGAGAAGAACGTCAAACCCCAGAAAGATCCACT GTTCAAGGAGAGCCTACACATCTGTCTGTTACAGATAACTGGAAACAGCAGCCTGTATATATCTGTGGAAGACTTGAGAAAGGAAGTCTTCAACTCTGAGAACCAAGAACACGAGGCCATGCTGTTAAAG CTGTGGGACCTGTTGATGCCAACAGTCAAACTGGAGTCGAGGATAACCAAACAGTGGGGAGACATTGGATTCCAAGGAGATGACCCCAAGACTGACTTCAGAGGAATGGGCATGCTGGGCCTAATCAACCTCGT TTTTTTCAGTGAAAACTACACAGAGGAGGCCCGCCAGGTGTTGTCTCATGCAAACCATCCTAAACTAGG ATATTCATATGCGATCGTTGGGATCAACTTGACAGAGATGGCATACAGCCTACTGAAGAGTGGTGCTTTGAAACCCCATTTCTACAATACAGTACTGGGCACACCTGAGCTCCGGCATTTTCATCAGCTATACT GTTATCTGGCGTATGAATTTGATAGATTCTGGGTGGCAGAAGAGCCGGAAAGCATCATGCAGTTCAATCAGTACAGAGAAAAATTCCATAACATAGTGAAGACACACCTACAGGACCCCGATGTAACGCTGACTGTCCGTTCTAAAAACTAA
- the ucp1 gene encoding mitochondrial brown fat uncoupling protein 1, with protein sequence MVGLKPSDVPPPLGVKMASAGAAACVADLFTFPLDTAKVRLQIQGEMKGVEGIRYRGVFGTISTMIRTEGPRSLYNGLVAGLQRQVCFASIRIGLYDNVKNFYTGGKDKPGVLVRILAGCTTGAMAVSFAQPTDVVKVRFQAQMNLDGVARRYTGTMQAYKHIFQNEGIRGLWKGTLPNITRNALVNCTELVTYDLIKEAILRHNLMSDNLPCHFVSAFGAGFVTTVIASPVDVVKTRYMNSPPGQYKSAINCAWTMMTKEGPTAFYKGFVPSFLRLGSWNVVMFVSFEQIKRAMMVTKKKIEDRN encoded by the exons ATGGTGGGACTTAAACCCTCAGATGTTCCCCCTCCACTGGGGGTGAAGATGGCGAGTGCTGGGGCTGCAGCCTGTGTAGCTGACCTTTTCACATTTCCTCTGGACACAGCCAAAGTCAGACTACAG ATTCAGGGAGAGATGAAGGGAGTGGAAGGCATCCGCTACAGAGGGGTGTTTGGGACAATCAGCACCATGATCCGCACAGAGGGGCCCAGGTCTCTGTACAACGGGCTGGTAGCGGGGCTGCAGAGGCAAGTGTGCTTCGCCTCCATCAGAATTGGCCTCTACGACAATGTCAAAAATTTCTACACTGGTGGCAAAGACA AGCCTGGTGTACTGGTACGTATTCTGGCTGGCTGCACTACTGGCGCTATGGCGGTGTCTTTCGCACAACCCACTGATGTGGTCAAGGTTCGATTCCAAGCTCAGATGAACCTGGATGGTGTGGCTCGTCGGTACACTGGCACAATGCAAGCCTACAAACACATCTTCCAGAATGAGGGCATACGTGGACTCTGGAAAG GCACACTACCCAATATCACAAGAAATGCGCTCGTCAACTGCACAGAGCTGGTTACATACGACCTGATCAAAGAGGCCATCCTTAGACACAACCTGATGTCAG ACAATCTGCCTTGCCACTTTGTATCTGCCTTTGGTGCCGGCTTTGTCACCACGGTGATCGCTTCCCCAGTAGATGTAGTGAAAACTAGATACATGAACTCACCACCGGGCCAGTACAAGAGTGCTATCAACTGTGCCTGGACCATGATGACTAAAGAGGGGCCGACAGCTTTCTACAAAGG ATTTGTTCCCTCATTTCTGAGGTTGGGATCGTGGAATGTTGTGATGTTTGTCTCATTCGAACAAATCAAGAGAGCCATGATGGTCACAAAGAAGAAAATTGAGGACAGAAATTGA